GCGGGTTTGTTGCAGGTGATCATGCTGCGCGAACTCGGTAGCAATGTCCCGGCTGTAGCTTTGGGCAATGCACTGGCAGCGGGCGATCTGGCTCAAGCCCATGGCCTGCTGCCACAAACCAGCCATGCGACTTGGCTACATGTTTACGGCTCGGCCTTCCAGACTATGACGTTCTTGCTCGCCGGACTGACTTTGGCAACGGGTTTATTGGCGTTCTTTACACTGCGCCGGGCCCCGGCGCGGCAAGCGGAGCCGGTCCTGGTGCCGGTAACAATAGCCGCGCAATCGGGCAGTTGCCCGCAGTGAGCGGCACTTGAGGGGGAGCGGCAACAACTGCCCCGAACCTGGACGCTGCCGGGGACCCCATTTGCCTACCTGATCGCCCGGCGGCCTTTGATTAATCGCCACACACTGCTTACCACCAGCGCGCCGACTCCCAGTGCCACACCCAGCAGCACAATTGAACTCATGTGGTCGCGTATCAGCGGCACGTTGCCAAAGAAGTATCCGCCGACCACCAGTACGCCCACCCACAACGCCGCACCCAGCGTCACGAACCACAGAAAACGCGCGAACGTCATGGCAGATAAGCCACCGACGAAGGGAGCCAGCGTGCGGATCACGGCAATAAAAGGGGAGAGCAGAAAAGTCATGCCGCCGCGCTGCTCGTAAAACGCATGGGTTTTCTGCAACGCGTTGCGATCCAGCCAGCGGTGTTCTTTGGCCAGTACGCGCTGGCCGATGCCGCGTGCGATCCAATAATTGACGACACTGCCCCCCACAGTGGCCACAAACAATAGCGGGATTAGCATCCAAATATTGATCGCCCCGCGCGCGCAGAACGCGCCGCAGATAAACAGCAGCGGATCGCCGGGCAGAAAGAACAGCGGCAAAAAGGCGATCTCGCAGAACACGATGGCGAACAACATGACATAAACGGTGGTGCCGTACTGCGCAATCAGACCGCCCAGATGCTGATCAAAATGCAAACTCAGTTGCAGCAGTTGCGTCCAGTCCATGGGCTTTTCGGCTAATAAAAGATCATTGGATATTAGCCTGCATTTCAGTTGTGACGGGATATAAAGCCGGTACATAATGGTCAAGCGTATTACCCTAACTTGCCAAGGTCAGCCAGCATGCAGGAAAGCCAGATCCGGTTCATAGAGCAGCAATTGGCCGAAGCCGCAAAGCGCTTCGAGCTGGTGCTGGTGCCCGGATTGAAGGATAGCGGGACAGAGCATTGGCAAAGCTGCTGGCAACGCCAGTTTCCGGCATGGCACCGGGTGACCCAGCGTAACTGGAATGTCCCTGATATTGATGGCTGGGGTGATGCCATCAAGCGCACGCTGGCCGCCTGCCAGCGCCCCGCGATATTGATTGGCCATAGCCTGGGTGCGCTGGCTAGCTGCGCGTTGCTGGCAAGCGAGCCGGTGGCCGTGGCGGGTCTGATGCTGGTGGCGCCGGCGGAACCTGCCAAATTTGAACTGGATGACCGCGTGCCGGATACACGCTTGCCGGTGCCCAGCGTGGTCGTGGCCAGCCACGACGACCCGTTGATGCGCTTTGACCGGGCCGAATACTGGGCCAATGCCTGGGGCAGCCGGTTGATTGATCTGGGCGACGCCCAGCATATCAATGCCGAGGCTGGCTTTGGCCCGTGGCCTTATGGCCTGTCGATTCTGGCCGAATTCGTTAGCGCATTGCCCGCCGGTCGAGATTGAGTTTGAGGCTGGTTATTCGCAAATACGGCTGGTCGTTTCCCGGATTGGCCGCATTGCAGGTCGCTGGGGATGCGTGTTTAACGGGAGGAATTACGTGCTGGCAGGCCGGCCAAAAAGCAAGTTACAGCCAACAGGTCCGCGCTGCCTCCCGGACTGAGATTGCGTCGGATCATTTCGTCATCCAGATTCGCCAGTTTTTGCTCGCCATCCTCAGCGAGTGCGCCACCTTCCCGCAACAACGCCTGCGCTGCCGTCTTTACCCAATTCAAGCCTTCAGGGCCGCCACGCGCAAGCAGGTTGGTGTCGGAGTTAGTGGCCATCAACTGCAACAATGCTTGCAATAAAGCAGTATCGTTTGGAAACCCATTTTGGCGCAGGGAGAGATAAACCGGTAACGCGTATTGGCGCACAGTGGCATAGCCCGAGGCTGCTTCGCCACGGACCCCGGTGACACCGTAAAGCTGGAACAGGCGTTCACCGGCCGTTGACGTGGTCGGCCGATTTGCCAATTCCTGTTCCAGTCCGCTACAGATATCGGCAACTTCCTGGCAAACGCTCTCGGGATTGGGTTGCAGGCAGCGGCCGAGCAAGCGACCCACTGCAGTACACATCAACCCAAGCGAAAAAATGGCCCCTTTATGAGTGTTAACGCCATGTGTTGCTGCAAACATGGCTTGCTCACAGGCGATGCCTATTGGGCGAATTTGCGGTAATACCCCCGTGGCGTGAGCAAAAGGCTGCAAGTAACCCATTTCTACAAACCGGCCAAACCAGGGGCTGATTGTCCGGGCGCTGAGCACAAACAAGGGCAAATCCATGTCCTCATGCGCGCCATCGTTGCGCTGGTCTACCAGTCCTGGCTTGGGTGTCAACAGCACTTCGCTTAACAATGCATCGTGCGCCAGGCGGGCAATCAGTTCGCCTGCGGTTTGACTACTTGCTGTCTCGATGGCATGCAGTGGCATGGCTTCGTTCAAATGCATGGACTTGTTCCTCAATGGCTGTCAGCAGCTCTGATAAAGGGTGTGTACGGGCCCGGGCACAGGCGTGAGCTGGCTCACCGCAAACCAGGCAGCGCCGCACAGGCAGTTGTAATGCCCGCCGGGATAACGGGCCGGCGGGGCCGATGACATCCATATCCCAGAGCCGGCCCAGCGGATGCCGGCTTTCCAGATCAATCAATAGCCGTTTGAGCGGTTCTGCTTCGGTCTGAACAACGAAAAAAGCCTCTGGGCCGGTCACCGGCCAGATCGTCTCGCGCACCAGAACTGCCCATTGCGTTTGTTGCAAGCACTCATCGAGCGTGGCGAGCGCTTGCTGCATCACGTAGCGCTGCAGTGGCCCGTTCTTGTTGGCGCCTGGGCTGACTAGCGTGAGCGAGATAAGCGGCCAGCCAAAGCGGGCGCGCAACGCCGCTTGCCGTTGCACACGTGCATCGCGCGCCGCCAGCACCTGCGCCAGATCTACGGCGTTGCTGCTGGTAGTCATTCTTTAACCTGGCGCACCACGTCGATAACGCTGCCATCGCGGTACCGGATCACGCCCACAATACGATCCGTAAACTCGGTGGCTTGCGGTTTGCCGGTGAGGGCGATGGTTTTGGCGTAAAGCTCGGTAATGGAAAACACTGGCAAGCCTGCTGCGCGCAAGCGCTCGGCGACCTCTGGTCGCGCCGGATTGACCGCAATGCCATGATCGGTGACCAGCACATCAATGGATTCGCCCGGCGTAACCACGGTCGTTACATGCTGCACCACGGTAGGAATGCGGCTACGTACCAGCGGGGCGACCACAATGGTCAAATTGGCCGCAGTGGCCACGTCACAATGCCCGCCCGAAGCCCCGCGCATGACGCCATCCGAGCCGGTAATCACGTTCACGTTGAAATCCACGTCGATTTCCAGTGCACTCAGAATCACCACATCGACCAGATCGCAATAAGTGCCCTTGGACGACGGGTTGGCGTATTCGTTGGTTGAGACTTCAAGGTGGCGCGGTGATTCGGCCAGCGACTGCGCGGCCACGGTGTCGAATGACTGCGTGTCGATCAGCGTTTCGATCAGCCCCTTTTTGTGCAGCTCGACGATGCCGCCGGTAATGCCACCCAGCGCATAACTGGCCGTGATGCCCTGCCGGGTCATGCGATCTTCAAGGAAGCGGGTGGCGGCGGTGGACGATGCGCCGGAGCCGGTTTGCAGCGAGAAGCCCTGACGAAAATATCCTGAATGTTCGATCACGTCGGCGGCCAGCCGGGCAATTAGCAATTCGCGCGGGTTGTTGGTCATGCGTGCCGCGCCCACGCTGATGCGGGACGGGTCGCCCACTTCTTCAACCTGCACAATGTAGTCCACGCGGTCCTGCGAAATACTCACCGGCACGTTGGGGAACGGTACGATTTCGTCGGTCAACAACACCACCTGGCGCGCGAATTGGGCGTCCACTTTGGCGTAGCCGAGTGAACCGCAACGGGATTTGCCGTGCGAACCGTTGGCGTTGCCCAGTACGTCACTACACGGCACGCCCAGGAAGGCCACGTCGATTTTGATCTCGCCACTTTGCAGGAGATGGACCCGGCCGCCATGCGAATGAATCTGCACCGGGTTTTGCATCAATCCGTGCGAAATGGCATCTGCCAGTTTGCCGCGCATGCCGGAGGTGTAGATCTGCGTGATGACGCCGTTGCGGATATGTTCAATCAAGGGGGCGTTCACCGACAGCAGCGAGCTGGTTGCCAGCGTCAGATTGCGCAAGCCCATGCGGGCCAGTGTGTCGACCACCAGATTGATGACCTTGTCCCCCTCGCGAAATGCGTGGTGAAAGGAGATGGTCATGCCATCTTTCAGGCCGGAGCGGGTAATGGCGTCTTCCAGCGAAGCACACAGTTTGCGTTCGCGCTTTTGCTGCGGATCGGCCAGATACGGTGTGGTGGCATTGGCGCCCGCAAATGGGCGCAACGGGCGCAATAAACCTGCTTGAGCCGACCATTGTTCAAGTTGTTCACTCGGTTTCATGTTCTGTTTGCCTTGCGTTATTTGCGGGTGCCGGAGGCGGCGACCATTTGCAGCGTGCGACGGGCATGGTTGACGATCGGGGCGTCAATCATCTTGCCGTTCAGTGCAATCACGCCCAGCCCGTTGGCTTCTGCCGCCTCTGCCGCAGCAATCACGCGCCGGGCGTAGCTGGCGTCTTCTTCGGTGGGGGCGTAGGCGTTGTGCAGCAATTCAATCTGCCGCGGATTAATCAATGATTTGCCGTTGAAACCCAAACGGCGGATCAGGTCTACTTCCTTGAGAAAGCCTGCTTCGTCATTGATGTCGGAATACACCACGTCGAATGCGTCAATCCCGGCGGCGCGCGCGGCATGCAGCACGGCGCAACGGGCGTAGAACAGCTCGGTGCCGTCACCCCGTTCGGTCTGCATGTCGATCACATAGTCAAACCCGGCCAGGGCGATGCCGATCAGGCGAGGGGAGGACGTGGCAATGCTCAGTGCGTTGACCACGCCGCTGGCCGATTCGATCGCGGCCATGAGCTGCGTGCTGCCAATCTCGCGTCCACACTCGGCCTCGATGCGTGCCACCTGGGTTTCCAGTTCCCGGACATCGTTCGCGCTATCGGTCTTGGGTAGACGGACCACATCGACCCCGCCGCGCACCGCCGCTTCCAGATCCTTGAGGCCGAAAGGGGTGTTCAGCGGGTTGATGCGCACCACAGTTTCAATGTCCTCGTACATCGGGTTTTGCAGGGCATGAAACACCAGCAGCCGCGCGGCGTCTTTTTCGCGCAGGGAAACGGCGTCTTCCAGATCAAACATGATGGAATCCGG
This genomic interval from Silvimonas soli contains the following:
- a CDS encoding VTT domain-containing protein, with amino-acid sequence MDWTQLLQLSLHFDQHLGGLIAQYGTTVYVMLFAIVFCEIAFLPLFFLPGDPLLFICGAFCARGAINIWMLIPLLFVATVGGSVVNYWIARGIGQRVLAKEHRWLDRNALQKTHAFYEQRGGMTFLLSPFIAVIRTLAPFVGGLSAMTFARFLWFVTLGAALWVGVLVVGGYFFGNVPLIRDHMSSIVLLGVALGVGALVVSSVWRLIKGRRAIR
- a CDS encoding RBBP9/YdeN family alpha/beta hydrolase; the encoded protein is MQESQIRFIEQQLAEAAKRFELVLVPGLKDSGTEHWQSCWQRQFPAWHRVTQRNWNVPDIDGWGDAIKRTLAACQRPAILIGHSLGALASCALLASEPVAVAGLMLVAPAEPAKFELDDRVPDTRLPVPSVVVASHDDPLMRFDRAEYWANAWGSRLIDLGDAQHINAEAGFGPWPYGLSILAEFVSALPAGRD
- the citG gene encoding triphosphoribosyl-dephospho-CoA synthase CitG; the protein is MHLNEAMPLHAIETASSQTAGELIARLAHDALLSEVLLTPKPGLVDQRNDGAHEDMDLPLFVLSARTISPWFGRFVEMGYLQPFAHATGVLPQIRPIGIACEQAMFAATHGVNTHKGAIFSLGLMCTAVGRLLGRCLQPNPESVCQEVADICSGLEQELANRPTTSTAGERLFQLYGVTGVRGEAASGYATVRQYALPVYLSLRQNGFPNDTALLQALLQLMATNSDTNLLARGGPEGLNWVKTAAQALLREGGALAEDGEQKLANLDDEMIRRNLSPGGSADLLAVTCFLAGLPARNSSR
- the citX gene encoding citrate lyase holo-[acyl-carrier protein] synthase; translated protein: MTTSSNAVDLAQVLAARDARVQRQAALRARFGWPLISLTLVSPGANKNGPLQRYVMQQALATLDECLQQTQWAVLVRETIWPVTGPEAFFVVQTEAEPLKRLLIDLESRHPLGRLWDMDVIGPAGPLSRRALQLPVRRCLVCGEPAHACARARTHPLSELLTAIEEQVHAFERSHATACHRDSK
- the citF gene encoding citrate lyase subunit alpha, with the protein product MKPSEQLEQWSAQAGLLRPLRPFAGANATTPYLADPQQKRERKLCASLEDAITRSGLKDGMTISFHHAFREGDKVINLVVDTLARMGLRNLTLATSSLLSVNAPLIEHIRNGVITQIYTSGMRGKLADAISHGLMQNPVQIHSHGGRVHLLQSGEIKIDVAFLGVPCSDVLGNANGSHGKSRCGSLGYAKVDAQFARQVVLLTDEIVPFPNVPVSISQDRVDYIVQVEEVGDPSRISVGAARMTNNPRELLIARLAADVIEHSGYFRQGFSLQTGSGASSTAATRFLEDRMTRQGITASYALGGITGGIVELHKKGLIETLIDTQSFDTVAAQSLAESPRHLEVSTNEYANPSSKGTYCDLVDVVILSALEIDVDFNVNVITGSDGVMRGASGGHCDVATAANLTIVVAPLVRSRIPTVVQHVTTVVTPGESIDVLVTDHGIAVNPARPEVAERLRAAGLPVFSITELYAKTIALTGKPQATEFTDRIVGVIRYRDGSVIDVVRQVKE
- the citE gene encoding citrate (pro-3S)-lyase subunit beta, which codes for MKLRRSMLFLPGANAAMLSTAYIYRPDSIMFDLEDAVSLREKDAARLLVFHALQNPMYEDIETVVRINPLNTPFGLKDLEAAVRGGVDVVRLPKTDSANDVRELETQVARIEAECGREIGSTQLMAAIESASGVVNALSIATSSPRLIGIALAGFDYVIDMQTERGDGTELFYARCAVLHAARAAGIDAFDVVYSDINDEAGFLKEVDLIRRLGFNGKSLINPRQIELLHNAYAPTEEDASYARRVIAAAEAAEANGLGVIALNGKMIDAPIVNHARRTLQMVAASGTRK